The Anas acuta chromosome 2, bAnaAcu1.1, whole genome shotgun sequence genomic interval ggcggccgcggcggcCCAAGGGCCCCGCCCGGCTGacgggggcggcggcggcggctccaaCGCCGCCGCCTCGGGCGCCGCCGGCGGCTCGGCCAAGAGCAAGGTACCGGGGGAAGGGTCGCGGCTCCCTccggccgcggccccggggCGCCGGCGCCTTCCTGCCGgcagggggcagccccgggagcGGCGCCGCCCCGGCCATGCGGGCGGctggggaggttgggggggggaacGGCGTTTTTTTTTGCAGGGCCTCCTATTTTAGGAGTATAATGCGAGAGGTGCGTTAATGTGGAGACGGCGGTGTTTCCAtggagatggggatggaggAAACCCAAACCGTCTTGGaggctcttaaaaaaaaaaaaaaaggccgaCCCCCTCAGCAGGCAGCGCGGTAACGGGAGGGCCCTTCCTGCGTCAGCTGGTGCTGGAAAGCAGGTCACGGCTCCTCTGCTCGGCGTTGATAGCATACAAGGGCCTAGGCCGGTGTTCTTTAACAAgctgtgctcccagctgctcGGCAGGAAGGAGGCTAAGCCATCGGCAGGCCCTGCTTGCCAGGTCTTCGTATTTCAAGTAATGCAGCATAGGAAGAGCATAACCTTCTAATTAGGCTGTGTGTTAAGCCTGTGACGAGGAACATGGGAGGGCTGCTTATCTGTTCTGGTCTGCTTCTGGCCTACTGTAATAGCACCGCAATCTGCTGATCGAGCAGGACAAAATTGGCTCACTTAGGTGGGTCTCCTTCCCCAGATGCTTAACCAAACTCCCGTCTTGAAACCTCGAGCAAGTTCTCTCTAAAGACTAGTATTCTGCTATCTTTCTATAGTAAAGTTGCCATAGTTCTGACACTTGCTTTTGTACTagtattttttcagaaaaacactatttaaaataaagaggcTGTAAATGTGATTTTGAACGTGAAAACTTGAACGTACTGATATTAATCTTTGTCACAAATCTACTGTAGGCTATCCCAAGTATTCTTTATTGTTTGGCTCCTAAGAAATAGGTGATGGAAAATTAAACCCAAAGCTTCATGTGCATTCAGGCTGTTATAAAAGCACAGTAAAAGGGAGAGGTCTTGCCCTTGCATTTCACTGCTCTCGACTGCACGGTCCTGCTCCCTACTTTGTGCTGTGCCTTGACTTTCCTCTGGCTTTTTTTTACTGGGCtgatttggttttctttcacttGAATGCCTTTTTTCTGCTGAGGCGTTTTGTAGCTGTTCTAGTGAGTTAGAATCATCTCCCCAGTGCATCGTAGATGGCATACAGTAAGTTAAGGGAGGAGGGAGTGGGATCTTTTTCCCTGTTGGCAGTGGTGCACACAGATTGATCTGCCATGGAGCTGTGCTTTCACCACTAGTTTTCTTTGTCTTATCTTGGTTATGTTCTTCATCTTATGGTATAAAGGTGGTaacttacatttttctcttcttacagGAAGAGGATGACTGGAAGGAGTTtgagcaaaaggaagaaattgatTATAGTGGTCTTAGAGTTCAGTCCATGCAAATAAGgtacttttttctccccttttcttccccccaggGTAGTCATTTCATAtttctaaaaactttttttcctctatggAGTCCAGTGAAGCAGGGATCTATTTCTGCTAACGTAGAACCCCACTTGCTGTGGGGTAGCTTAGGTTACATATCACTTTGTTTTGGGTCTATATTTTGGTTGGGATTCACAATTTCTCTTATGAATGCTTAAAATTCCCTTTTTTAAAGAGTGCGAAACAGGACTTTCTCTGAGAGAAATGCAGGATAGTAATTCCCCTTGAATCACTTGACTGATGTAAGGATATCTGACTCCATCTGTGGTGAATTCGTCaacacttgcattttttttttttttttcaagaacatATTTGGTAAAACCAGGGTTCTGTGACAAGACCCCACAGGACTGCGTTTGTGAGTGTCATCCAAGATTCTTTGCTTACTTTTCCATTAGACTTTTCCTGTAGTTTGGTCTAAAATAAGTCTACTTACGTCTATTCTGGTTAAAAAACGGTTTCttcaagctggaaaaaaagtattaatgaCCTTAGTTTCAGGCCAGAACTGTCACATAATTCTCCTTGTCCAGGTATTGATAATCTATGCAATGTTAAAATCATTTTACCTGTAACCAGTGTAATAGATGTTATCCTCACTGTTTGAGCAGGCCTCAGGCATGCGCTGTTCTACGTagttgagttttttttttctctttgaagacaGCTGGTCCTCTTAGGCCACTTACACATTTCTGGTCCACCAGCTCTCCGTGCCATCAGAGTGTCACAGCAGCAAGTGACATGTCCGAAAGGACAAGTAACaagtggggctgctgcttccctggcagCTGGCGCTGGTGGACTGAAAAGCAAGTACTGTGGCTTTCCAGACAAAAGCAGCGTTCTAAATACTTTTGATGCTGTGGCATATTTTCAGGCACGTGGAACTTTGTCACAGCATTTTGGAACTGCTCAGTTTGTGGATTCAGGGGGAGGTTGGACAAgcaaatggaggaaaaaaaaacactggaggtTCTTAGTTGTCCAGCTCAGGAGATCTTTAAGCTGAAAACAAGACACAGAGTAATTTGAGGGGGGAGAATGTTGTATATGCTTACTCTGTTCTTGCTGGTCTGTAGGCATCTGCTTTTGGCTGTAGTTTCAGATAGGACAGAGAAGCATTTGGGCCCTTGGTCCCATTTATGGGTTTTGTTGAGTGTGGCCAAACACTGAAAGGCCATTTAATATTCAGAAGCGTTAAGCATTTTTGACTGTTCTCTGATTACTGCTTTTACAGAAAGCCTCTCTCTTCTTGATTAGTAGGATTTGGTGTGTTATAAAGTTCTTCTGTATTCACGCTTTGCTGTTCAGAttggtgtctttttttaaacagcctCACCCCTCATGTGTGTCCCATTATACCATGCAGCTTTTCGTAGTAGTTTGGTCTAGCACGTTATTTTGAGTTTCTGGCTATTTCTGTGCAAAACAAAATAGTCTGAATAGAATATATAGTCAGGCTTTTGCgtaggatttattaaaaaaaaaaaaagatattttagtcTATTTTTTTGGGTTGgccacttttaaaaaaaaaaagtccaaaccAACCAAGGTTTTACATGCATTTGGGTAATATAAGAGTGttttccagttgcttgtggTTATAAGGaaaaggacctcagcattggTATTCTGCCACTATTTTTCCACAGTTTCTTCCACCTGACCAGTATTTCATGGAAGCTGGACTTGGAGCCCTTCCCTGCTTTCTGTTGTCATCTCAGCACACTTCTTAAATGCCTGTCTGTCACACTAGGAAAAAGTCTTAAAGctcaaaataataaatcactGTATTTGGTCACTTAGTACATTTtggacttgttttttttctttaaattttactttttttttcccccttatcaGTTGTGAAGTTGTGTAGCGCTGTACCAAAAACTGTTCTGGCGGAAGTACTAGCACAGCCGTCACAGGACTAACATAGTCTGGTTAAATCTTTGATACAGTAGCCATGAAATCTTGTCTGTGGTGACTGCGTGATCCGTGTTGAGTCTTAAACCTctatttgtaaaaaataaattctctttcatagtgaaaaagaagaggatgaaagtgaaaaaagagaagaacCTGGTGACAACTGGGAGGAAACCGGTGGTGGTGTAGATAGATCATCTGGGCCTTGGAACAAGTCAGCTCCTGCACCAGCACCTGTTGTTGAACCAATTGGTAAATTTACCTCAGAGTTATTGATTTTACTGATCAGAATTAAGCTGCTCAGAAGGTTGAGTGCAAGGAGCAGTTCCTATTCCTGTGCAGGGTTCTGAGGAGCTTAATTGGTAATGCTGTCACTTAAGCACAATAAGCATGAAtggaggttgtttttttaatttcaggtttCAAAGTGGGGAGTTGGCGGGGGTGGAAAGCAtcccatttttaaatgaaatcctTCTACTTTGCAATTTGCAAGAAATCAGTTGGAAGCGTTTCTGTTGAtctaaaaatactgctttgacAATAAGTGGGTGTTCAGCCAATATCTGACGTTTCATATGTCAGTTCCTGAGTAAGGCTCAATGATTAGTAGCACActgggtttttcttttcaaatcaaTTCGAGGGTATGCAGAACATGACATTGCAAAATGAATTCTCTTACTGGGAAAGGACTTgggttttgattaaaaataattctaagtATCTGTAGAGAGAGACTACTTCGCAATGATTCCGAGTTCAGACTATTCTCTTGCACTGAGAAATTCATTAAAAAGTGGGCTgctggggttttttgtttgtctgtacAGGCAAGGTTGTAAAATTACTGTGTTAGTTCATTGTAGATCGTTACTCTAAATATGAACTACTTGAATATTCTCTTCAGAATATGCAGAAGTGCTGTGAATGAGACTTGGCAAatacataattatatttttagaacTCAAGTTTTAAACACCAACTGCTAATAGACTGcaaaaaagataaaggaagtcCTCAGTGGTACCCTGAGCTTTGTGAGGCAATACACTAGAGCCTCATTTTATTTAGGCTACTAAGGATGGGTTAAATTGGTGACACCTCGTTTCCTGCCTTGTCCAAAATATTAGAGCTTTAAGATGAGTAAAAACATACTTGtaagtttttcacttttttgtcAATTAGTGGTTTTAGGGATGAATGCAAACTTAACTCTGTTGCCTAAATGTTGTTCTTCCAACCAGTTACAGAACCCCCGGAACCAGTTCAAACTGGCGGTGTATACAGGCCGCCTGGCGCCAGGGAGGGCGGCAGGCCACGGAGAGCACAGCAAGGACCACCTGAAATCTATAGCGATACGCAGTTTCCATCGCTGCAGTCCACTGCCAAGCTTGTAGACAGTCGAAAGTAAGTACATGCCATTAGTTCCCTAGGAGACTTGTTTAAACTGCCGTCTTGAAGTTCTTATTTTTGGGCTTAATCCCTGGAACAATCTTTCCACATAGGAAAGATCGAACCAAGAATTTAGTCTCTGTTTGGCAAAGAGATGGGAAAGGTCTTAACTGTAATTTCCAACTATAGGAAGGGCTTCCCATGAAATAACTCTTACAGGACAGAGCCAAACAAGACTGCCAGTTACCTAATTGGCTTGCTGAGGGATTTCTCTAAGTAAACTTTCTGCTCTTGACAGCATCTGGTTCTGCTACATACTAGCCGTGGTGAGGCTCTTTGTTATTACCTGCCAGTAGAAATGAGTAGGATGTCTTGAATGCAGTTCCTTCTCATCAGAGAAGTGAAGGTAACTTAACTAGAGGAATGGGGTTTAATACAAATGCAAATCTGAAAACGTGCTGTCTGAGCTGTGGTTTAGAATGAGCCTCCCAACTTTGCTGAAGCATTTGTAGTGCTGAAGACTTGAGTCTCACCCTGCTTTTGAGTCCTGATCTTCCCATAAATTCCCTATAAATGAGAAAACTAGCCCAATACCTATTTCACTTGATGTTTTGTGATTTCTTAATGTGATATTGAATAATACAGCCTCACTGAAGCTTTGTTTCCATCTATTTTCGGTGTGGCTTTGTCTACTTGGCAAGTGAGACATGCTGTCATTGCGTTAGGGCTGTAATGGTACAAATTGGGCTACGGTGAAAACTTGTATGTTCCAGAAAGTGAATGAACATCTGTTTTCTAAAACTTATCCTTCATAAATGCGCTTTAAATTTACCTTTGAGAATGTCAGTATTGAGACTTAGAATGTAATCTGAACTGTACTGGAAGATGAGCTTGATTCTAGAGAACAGGCTATACAAGATTTGCTTGGGAATGTTTGGTTATTCTGTTAAAGCTCTAGGCCTTGGTGTTTTATGTTCATAGtgtaatgttttttgttggGATGGGGGGGAAATCTAATAGAAATTCACAAATCACAAGCTAGAGATAAGATATTTActgattacatttattttcccgTAGGGataaagaaatggagaagagCTTTGAAGTAGTAAAACACAAAACTAGAGGTAGGGATGAGGTCTCAAAAAACCAGGCACTTAAACTTCAGCTAGACAACCAGTATGCTGTGCTTGGGGATCAGTAGAGCTGCATACACATTACAATTAAGGAATGCTTTTTTGGTAACCCTTCTACTAAGGTAACTAAACTACAGCTAACGGCTATGATGAACATGCCACCTTATTTCTGCTGGATCTGCTGCAGCAAGTGCAGACTACTTTGGCGTAACTGATTGGTTCTCCTGCACTATGGAAGCGTAATGTTACAACTTCTCCATTGGATATGGGGCAAATTAATGTAAATGATTGAACAAGAGTCATCAGTGTTCTTAAATGCTCAGAAAGATACCTACAGCCAGTGGtcatttgaaaatctttttatgTTCAGATACTGAGCCTTCGTAAAGGTTGACTACCTCAGACTTGCTGCACT includes:
- the CDV3 gene encoding protein CDV3 homolog isoform X2; translation: MAETEERSLDDFFAKRDKKKRKERSSRAAAAASSSGAAASHNAAGAAAAAQGPRPADGGGGGGSNAAASGAAGGSAKSKEEDDWKEFEQKEEIDYSGLRVQSMQISEKEEDESEKREEPGDNWEETGGGVDRSSGPWNKSAPAPAPVVEPIVTEPPEPVQTGGVYRPPGAREGGRPRRAQQGPPEIYSDTQFPSLQSTAKLVDSRKDKEMEKSFEVVKHKTRDTEPS
- the CDV3 gene encoding protein CDV3 homolog isoform X3; translated protein: MAETEERSLDDFFAKRDKKKRKERSSRAAAAASSSGAAASHNAAGAAAAAQGPRPADGGGGGGSNAAASGAAGGSAKSKEEDDWKEFEQKEEIDYSGLRVQSMQISEKEEDESEKREEPGDNWEETGGGVDRSSGPWNKSAPAPAPVVEPIVTEPPEPVQTGGVYRPPGAREGGRPRRAQQGPPEIYSDTQFPSLQSTAKLVDSRKDKEMEKSFEVVKHKTRGN
- the CDV3 gene encoding protein CDV3 homolog isoform X1 — translated: MAETEERSLDDFFAKRDKKKRKERSSRAAAAASSSGAAASHNAAGAAAAAQGPRPADGGGGGGSNAAASGAAGGSAKSKEEDDWKEFEQKEEIDYSGLRVQSMQISEKEEDESEKREEPGDNWEETGGGVDRSSGPWNKSAPAPAPVVEPIVTEPPEPVQTGGVYRPPGAREGGRPRRAQQGPPEIYSDTQFPSLQSTAKLVDSRKDKEMEKSFEVVKHKTRGRDEVSKNQALKLQLDNQYAVLGDQ
- the CDV3 gene encoding protein CDV3 homolog isoform X6; translated protein: MAETEERSLDDFFAKRDKKKRKERSSRAAAAASSSGAAASHNAAGAAAAAQGPRPADGGGGGGSNAAASGAAGGSAKSKEEDDWKEFEQKEEIDYSGLRVQSMQISEKEEDESEKREEPGDNWEETGGGVDRSSGPWNKSAPAPAPVVEPIVTEPPEPVQTGGVYRPPGAREGGRPRRAQQGPPEIYSDTQFPSLQSTAKLVDSRK
- the CDV3 gene encoding protein CDV3 homolog isoform X4, with product MAETEERSLDDFFAKRDKKKRKERSSRAAAAASSSGAAASHNAAGAAAAAQGPRPADGGGGGGSNAAASGAAGGSAKSKEEDDWKEFEQKEEIDYSGLRVQSMQISEKEEDESEKREEPGDNWEETGGGVDRSSGPWNKSAPAPAPVVEPIVTEPPEPVQTGGVYRPPGAREGGRPRRAQQGPPEIYSDTQFPSLQSTAKLVDSRNLTSYSLS
- the CDV3 gene encoding protein CDV3 homolog isoform X5 translates to MAETEERSLDDFFAKRDKKKRKERSSRAAAAASSSGAAASHNAAGAAAAAQGPRPADGGGGGGSNAAASGAAGGSAKSKEEDDWKEFEQKEEIDYSGLRVQSMQISEKEEDESEKREEPGDNWEETGGGVDRSSGPWNKSAPAPAPVVEPIVTEPPEPVQTGGVYRPPGAREGGRPRRAQQGPPEIYSDTQFPSLQSTAKLVDSRKY